The Deferribacterota bacterium sequence TTTTCATCCATTCCTATCCCTTCTAAAAACCTTTCCCTGATCTTATCAAGGGCTTCATATCTCATATTCCTATCAGATATTCTTAAAGCCTCATTTATTTTATCAGCTACCATATTATTAACCGTACTTAACAGGTTCTCATCAACACTAAAATCCTTATACTCAAATTTTTCCTTACCACACTCTTTAGAAAAATCCACTTGGGCTTCAGCAATTTTTTTAATATAAGAGTGTCCATAATCAAGAGATTCTATAACCTCTTCTTCTTTAACATTTTTCATACCTGCTTCAACCATAACTATTGCATCGTAAGTTCCAGCAACAATTATATTTAAATCTAAATCATCAATTTCTTCCTGGGTCGGATTAACTATTAATGAGCCGTCCTTTTTACCAACTCTAACAGCAGCAACTGGACCATTAAAAGGGATATCTGAAATACTAATAGCAGCACTAGCACCATTTAAAGCTAAAATATCAGCTGGATATGTTGGATCACTAGAAACCACAGTTGCAATAACTTGGGTTTCATTTCTAAAACCATCAGGGAAAAGGGGCCTCAAAGGCCTATCAATAAGCCTAGAAACTAATGTCTCTTTATCAGTGGGTCTACCCTCTCTTTTTAAAAATCCTCCCGGTATTTTCCCAACAGCATAAAACTTTTCAATATAATTAACAGTCAAAGGAAAAAAATCGGCAAAGGCAGCATTTTTTTTATTCATAACAGCTGTTACCAAAACAACTGTTCCTCCTTGCTTAATCCACACGCTGCCATTGGCTTTTTTTGCCTTCCATCCTGTCTCTAATATTATAGGTTCAGAGTGGCTATCTAGAAATATTTCTTTTTTGTTTATTTTCTTAATCATATTATTTCCTTAGCCCCAATTCTTGTATTACTTTTTTATATCTTGAAAAATTTTCTCTTCTTAGATAGTTGAGAAGTTTTCTTCTCTGTCCCACTAGTTTTAAAAGACCTCTCCTTGAACTATGGTCTTTTTTAAACTTTTTTAGATGTTCTGTCAGATAAATTATTCGCTCTGTTAATATAGCAATCTGAACCTCAGGCGAACCTGTATCACTTTCATGCAACTTGAATTTCTCAATTATTCCTTTCTTCTTCTCTTTTGTAAGAACCATAATTATAACCTCCTAACTTACTAACATTTTTTCTATCTTATATTTTAATCCTGCTTTGTCATCAATTCTTCTTGCTACTCCAAGTAGTTCATTACTTTCATCATATATTGCTGCTTTATATGTTTTACCTTCAGGTAAAAATATACATTCACTTCTATTAGGAAATTGACCATTTTTAATCTTATCTTTAGCTGAATCTCTAACAATAATTCTTGGCAAATCTAATATATTATTTATGCTAACTACATCATTTTCGGTGATCTTGCCTTCCTTCAATTTGCCAAAAGGGATTGCATCTTCAATCATAAATTTACCAACTCTTAATCTAACTAAATCAACAACTGTTGCAAAAGAACCCATTTTCAACCCAATTTCATTTACTAAACTTCTTATATAAGTCCCTTTACCACATTTTATCAATAATTTAAAATAGGGATATTCATAACTTATAAAATCTATATCATATATTTTACTCTTTTTAGTCCCACAACTGCTAATGAGATTTTTTCTAGCAAGATTATAGGCTCTTTCACCATTTATTTTTACAGCAGAATATATTGGAATTTCTAAATCTATCTCCCCTATAAAATTTTCAATTACTTTTAATAATTCATCCTTTTCAGGTACATATTCACTTATTTTTATAGTATTTCCAGTTATATCAAAAGTATCAGTTTTAATGCCCATTTTAGCTGTAACTAGATACTCTTTATCATTTTCATAGATCATAGAAACTAATTTTGTTGCCTTGTTTAAGGCTATAGGGAGTACCCCTGTTGCAATTGGATCTAAAGTACCAGCATGACCACACTTTTTTACTCTCAATAATTTTTTAACCAGATTAACAACAT is a genomic window containing:
- a CDS encoding polyribonucleotide nucleotidyltransferase, translating into MIKKINKKEIFLDSHSEPIILETGWKAKKANGSVWIKQGGTVVLVTAVMNKKNAAFADFFPLTVNYIEKFYAVGKIPGGFLKREGRPTDKETLVSRLIDRPLRPLFPDGFRNETQVIATVVSSDPTYPADILALNGASAAISISDIPFNGPVAAVRVGKKDGSLIVNPTQEEIDDLDLNIIVAGTYDAIVMVEAGMKNVKEEEVIESLDYGHSYIKKIAEAQVDFSKECGKEKFEYKDFSVDENLLSTVNNMVADKINEALRISDRNMRYEALDKIRERFLEGIGMDE
- the truB gene encoding tRNA pseudouridine(55) synthase TruB; this translates as MNLEKNSCFLNINKAKHVTSTDVVNLVKKLLRVKKCGHAGTLDPIATGVLPIALNKATKLVSMIYENDKEYLVTAKMGIKTDTFDITGNTIKISEYVPEKDELLKVIENFIGEIDLEIPIYSAVKINGERAYNLARKNLISSCGTKKSKIYDIDFISYEYPYFKLLIKCGKGTYIRSLVNEIGLKMGSFATVVDLVRLRVGKFMIEDAIPFGKLKEGKITENDVVSINNILDLPRIIVRDSAKDKIKNGQFPNRSECIFLPEGKTYKAAIYDESNELLGVARRIDDKAGLKYKIEKMLVS
- the rpsO gene encoding 30S ribosomal protein S15 codes for the protein MVLTKEKKKGIIEKFKLHESDTGSPEVQIAILTERIIYLTEHLKKFKKDHSSRRGLLKLVGQRRKLLNYLRRENFSRYKKVIQELGLRK